In Thermosynechococcus sichuanensis E542, a single genomic region encodes these proteins:
- the accD gene encoding acetyl-CoA carboxylase, carboxyltransferase subunit beta translates to MSLFDWFANRRKETALTPMQPEREIADGLWTKCEACGVMIYSKDLHSHQLVCPECGHHHRVSSSERIQQLIDPHTWRPLDENLVSCDPLQFKDRKPYSDRLREYQEKTGLKDAVQTGLGQLEGLPVALGVMDFAFMGGSMGSVVGEKITRLIERATWEHIPLVIVCASGGARMQEGMLSLVQMAKTAAALERHRSAGLLYIPVLTHPTAGGVTASFAMLGDIIIAEPKATIAFAGRRVIEQTLREKLPDDFQTAEFVQKCGFVDVIVPRTQLKSTLAQLIRLHQPMASQVSSTLLPKSFPLMAMAEE, encoded by the coding sequence ATGTCTTTATTTGATTGGTTTGCAAATCGCCGTAAAGAAACTGCCTTAACGCCCATGCAGCCAGAGCGAGAAATTGCCGATGGTCTCTGGACAAAGTGCGAAGCCTGTGGCGTCATGATCTACAGCAAGGATCTGCATAGCCATCAATTGGTGTGCCCAGAGTGTGGCCATCACCATCGCGTCAGCAGTAGTGAGCGCATTCAACAACTGATTGACCCCCACACATGGCGCCCCCTCGATGAAAATTTGGTCAGTTGCGACCCCCTGCAATTCAAGGATCGCAAGCCCTATAGCGATCGCCTACGGGAGTATCAAGAAAAAACCGGTCTCAAGGATGCCGTACAAACTGGCCTCGGCCAACTGGAGGGTCTGCCGGTTGCCTTGGGGGTAATGGACTTTGCCTTCATGGGCGGTAGCATGGGCAGCGTCGTTGGTGAAAAAATCACCCGCCTGATTGAGCGAGCCACTTGGGAGCATATTCCTCTGGTGATTGTCTGTGCCTCTGGCGGTGCTCGCATGCAGGAAGGGATGCTCAGCTTGGTGCAAATGGCGAAAACTGCCGCTGCCCTTGAGCGTCATCGCAGTGCTGGTCTGCTCTATATCCCCGTTTTGACCCATCCCACTGCTGGGGGCGTGACCGCGAGCTTTGCCATGCTAGGGGACATTATCATTGCCGAGCCGAAAGCCACGATTGCCTTTGCTGGGCGGCGGGTCATTGAGCAAACACTGCGGGAAAAACTGCCTGATGACTTCCAAACCGCCGAATTTGTTCAAAAATGTGGCTTTGTGGATGTGATTGTGCCACGCACTCAACTGAAATCCACCTTGGCGCAGCTCATCCGTTTGCATCAACCCATGGCAAGTCAAGTGTCCTCAACGCTGTTGCCAAAATCATTCCCTTTGATGGCAATGGCTGAGGAATAG
- a CDS encoding serine/threonine phosphatase: MPQWRGYRCAVFAGSPALMPTAQTDQNLKLWWGVLYPAYADHPILAVPNHEGTVFEQDTNPPNAAAFFDPQHRYQRWDHRYACDLPQLVQDLQPEEPTLLEVLRETAQDWAQGLNILDPNVVIPHLQSQYPDLSAVAIAYLALHLIYPETIPAIHDAWLDTVATSNLPADYCHGIILDYNHTARPLQDVWQDENIADEQIFQYLEDMIELWKTLEPWHCHYSLLTVKNLAVNPDDQLRLHQLDFTLPLVETFEKPTAPPSLVGVWQELFAHASSRRQAVFMPLLVSLSTAPLEKISEIQMLLDSLASTLRSEPLPDFEEESGESTGDLINELPEMTLSAESAEEDHTAIEDAPTALLPRQLVQVDVAAHTDTGRDRHHNEDFYLINHRQQVRMTPNGQQLEVQGVYVLCDGMGGHAEGEVASSLATKTVYEYFEQTWPWQGELPSAEEVRNAIYRANEVIFATNDQKAKMGSGRMGTTLVMALVHNYHLRLGHVGDSRIYRFTKRQGLQQLTTDHEVGQRLIQQGVEPEIAYGRPDAYQLTQALGPRNNEAIYPEVIDLDIEEDTLVLLCSDGLSDNRCLETHIISHLVPMLDFSIPLSQSLHKLIDLGNQVNGHDNLTAIALRFKLRSVLSTLF; the protein is encoded by the coding sequence ATGCCGCAATGGCGTGGCTATCGCTGTGCTGTTTTTGCTGGCTCACCTGCTCTCATGCCTACCGCTCAAACTGATCAAAACCTCAAGCTTTGGTGGGGTGTTCTCTACCCTGCCTATGCTGATCACCCTATTTTGGCCGTTCCTAACCACGAAGGAACCGTTTTTGAGCAGGATACCAATCCCCCTAATGCGGCGGCCTTTTTTGACCCACAGCACCGCTACCAACGCTGGGATCACCGTTACGCCTGTGATTTGCCCCAACTGGTGCAGGATCTACAGCCTGAGGAACCGACGCTCTTAGAAGTCCTCCGCGAAACAGCTCAGGACTGGGCACAGGGGCTAAATATTCTCGACCCTAATGTGGTCATTCCCCATTTGCAATCGCAATACCCTGACCTCAGTGCGGTGGCGATCGCCTACCTTGCATTACATCTGATTTATCCTGAAACCATTCCCGCGATTCACGATGCGTGGCTAGATACCGTTGCCACCAGCAACTTACCGGCTGACTATTGCCACGGCATTATTCTTGACTACAATCACACTGCTCGCCCGCTGCAAGATGTTTGGCAAGACGAAAACATTGCTGATGAGCAAATTTTCCAGTATCTGGAGGACATGATTGAGCTGTGGAAAACTTTAGAACCGTGGCATTGCCACTATTCCTTGCTCACCGTGAAGAATTTGGCCGTCAATCCTGACGATCAATTGCGGCTGCACCAACTGGACTTCACCTTGCCCTTAGTGGAAACCTTTGAGAAACCCACAGCGCCCCCCAGCCTCGTTGGCGTTTGGCAAGAGTTATTTGCCCATGCCTCTAGTCGCCGCCAAGCCGTTTTTATGCCCCTCTTGGTCTCCTTGAGTACGGCTCCTCTAGAGAAAATCTCAGAAATCCAAATGTTGCTTGACTCCCTTGCCTCTACCCTGCGCAGTGAACCCCTGCCAGACTTTGAGGAGGAGAGCGGTGAAAGTACGGGTGACTTGATTAATGAACTGCCAGAAATGACCCTCTCAGCAGAATCAGCAGAAGAGGATCATACCGCTATTGAGGATGCACCCACTGCCCTCTTACCACGACAACTGGTTCAAGTGGATGTTGCTGCCCACACCGATACCGGGCGCGATCGCCACCACAACGAGGATTTCTATCTCATCAATCATCGGCAGCAGGTGCGCATGACCCCCAATGGTCAACAACTAGAGGTTCAGGGGGTTTATGTTCTCTGTGACGGCATGGGCGGACACGCCGAAGGAGAAGTTGCTAGCTCCTTAGCCACTAAAACCGTTTATGAATACTTCGAGCAGACTTGGCCGTGGCAGGGGGAACTCCCTAGCGCTGAGGAGGTACGCAACGCCATTTACCGTGCCAATGAGGTCATTTTTGCCACCAATGATCAAAAAGCAAAAATGGGCAGTGGTCGCATGGGCACCACACTGGTGATGGCACTGGTTCACAATTACCATCTTCGCCTTGGTCATGTCGGCGACAGTCGTATCTACCGCTTCACCAAACGGCAAGGACTGCAACAACTGACCACAGATCACGAAGTGGGCCAACGTCTGATTCAACAGGGGGTCGAACCCGAAATTGCCTATGGTCGCCCCGACGCCTACCAACTCACCCAAGCCCTCGGCCCTCGCAATAATGAGGCCATCTACCCAGAAGTGATTGACTTGGACATCGAAGAAGATACCCTTGTTTTACTTTGCTCCGATGGCCTCTCCGATAATCGCTGCCTTGAAACCCATATCATTAGCCATTTGGTTCCCATGCTCGACTTTAGTATCCCCCTCAGTCAGTCGCTCCATAAATTGATTGATCTGGGAAATCAAGTCAATGGCCACGATAACCTGACGGCGATCGCCCTCCGCTTCAAATTGCGCTCCGTTCTCAGCACCCTATTTTAG
- a CDS encoding CHAT domain-containing protein produces the protein MFSRSLVSLTGFVSLLTAPALAQITPAPNTTGTTVETVNNQFNIGGGQLSGDGRNLFHLFRDFNVQQGQTANFLSTPQIQNILAGVNGGSASYINGILKVTGGNSNLYLLNPAGIVFGSNAQLNLPAAFHASTAQRVHFGGGIFDLNGSNSYTQLNGSPLGFEFANRGILINEGNLSVNAGQSLTLMAHQIINTGTLGAAGGTVNVVAVPESSLVRVSQEGMLLSLEIPQERLPAAGIIQPIDLPTLLTGGNGYPAVNSVTRNPDGTIRLVHDSTKIPLTTNTAVIGGTIDVSHATGSGGKITIAGQGSNIALMNAQLTAAGNTGGGTVLVGGDYLGGTTGTNRLDRSFNAENLFINGGTSLNADALSQGDGGTVINWADNSTRFYGQISARGGALSGNGGFVEVSGKQYLDFQGTVDTTAPNGTTGTLLLDPTDIYIIDGRSDFNITSTSPFEAASNFYPFSKLSIGTLLSALSSTNVIVTTASTASSTGNIYVQTPISSSSTNSLTLQADNNIIIGYPISLQGSLILQAQGLIQNQEFQNNPINISAANIIANAPIQTSGTNITLQASGNISLPSVGNVLSTSGGSINLQSSGGLISLGGSVNASSSTIQITGSTNLLNSTNFLGGNITFDGNITGNHPLTITSNGQATVTGIINAANLIINASGNIQLNNVTTSSGINLDSGLFNITTGNLQVTQSSGIIRVVAPKNITLGSLSSAGGAIAVFSGGQSISTGNINSNGGFVYLDSITGITTGNVTTGGGNFDAVAYGGQLTTGSINTAGSGGSVTLFAPNITTGNIFTNGGSFLAQTGSFPVQTYKITIDSILNGSSTLRGLLTNQASPTGNLTFGYLATNGGDINLRAGDIVFNSINAETGKIDIYAENLLRALGTFDRNGVPTSIFGRSVNIFINNDRSFSVGNSALNGIAGAIQSENSVIAPPRTLSGLVEVGNIRFENKGQNPQNLSEQQASILLEPPPLVIEGASQVPSESPPILLTGEIEIALANNNLSRALALLDQRGCEEVTSYFGRPCDRSELSIEELQAALNEIAKQTGKKPAVIYTLARPDQLDLMMVTPEGEPIHVPVRGVGREQLLKTVDQFTNSVRDPRLVNTRAYLPASQQLYQWLIAPLRSQLDAQGVETLVFVLDSGMRGIPVAALHDGQGFLIERFSMALVPSMSLMDTRYRSVQQARILAMGASEFKDQSPLPAVPLELAQITKDLGGGTEFLNADFTIPNLQRQHRQGTYQIIHLATHGEFQPGSPESSYIAFTDGRLNLLQLRNLRLYRPETELLTLSACRTAVGDLDAELGFAGLSVQSGVKSVLASLWYVSDEGTLALMTGFYNQLNTAPIKAEALRQAQLAMLRGDITVKGNELRTIRGGIPLPPQVAVGDRSLSHPYFWAAFTMIGSPW, from the coding sequence GTGTTTTCCCGTAGCTTAGTCAGCCTGACTGGCTTTGTTTCTCTTCTCACTGCCCCCGCACTGGCTCAAATCACCCCCGCCCCCAATACCACGGGCACGACCGTAGAAACTGTCAACAATCAATTCAACATTGGGGGTGGACAGCTTTCAGGGGATGGCCGAAACCTCTTTCACCTCTTCCGCGACTTCAATGTTCAGCAGGGACAAACCGCCAACTTTCTTTCTACGCCACAAATTCAGAACATTCTAGCTGGCGTCAATGGCGGCAGTGCCAGTTATATCAATGGCATACTAAAAGTGACAGGGGGCAACAGCAACCTCTACCTCCTGAATCCTGCTGGTATTGTCTTTGGCTCCAATGCCCAGTTAAATCTGCCAGCAGCGTTCCATGCCTCGACAGCGCAGCGGGTTCACTTTGGCGGTGGTATCTTTGACCTCAATGGCTCGAACTCTTACACCCAGCTCAATGGCTCTCCCCTCGGCTTTGAATTTGCCAATAGAGGGATTTTGATCAATGAAGGCAATCTCAGTGTTAATGCCGGTCAATCCCTGACCCTGATGGCGCATCAGATCATTAATACAGGCACCCTTGGCGCAGCGGGGGGCACAGTGAATGTTGTGGCAGTACCCGAGTCAAGTCTGGTGCGGGTTTCCCAAGAGGGCATGCTCCTCAGTCTTGAAATTCCCCAAGAGCGATTACCCGCCGCAGGCATTATTCAGCCAATTGATCTCCCGACGTTACTTACAGGGGGTAATGGCTATCCCGCCGTCAATAGTGTGACTCGAAATCCAGATGGCACGATTCGCTTAGTTCACGATAGCACTAAGATTCCCCTAACCACGAATACGGCGGTCATTGGCGGCACGATTGATGTGAGTCATGCCACAGGCTCCGGCGGGAAAATCACGATTGCTGGCCAAGGCAGTAATATTGCTCTCATGAATGCTCAACTCACTGCTGCGGGCAATACAGGGGGCGGCACTGTTCTCGTCGGCGGTGACTACCTAGGGGGAACAACAGGAACAAATCGCTTAGATCGTAGTTTCAATGCAGAGAATCTTTTCATTAATGGCGGGACTTCTTTGAATGCTGATGCCCTCAGTCAGGGGGATGGCGGAACGGTTATCAACTGGGCAGACAACAGCACCCGTTTTTACGGTCAAATTAGCGCACGGGGCGGCGCTCTTAGCGGCAACGGTGGCTTTGTCGAAGTTTCTGGCAAACAATACCTTGATTTCCAAGGCACAGTTGATACCACTGCCCCCAACGGGACTACAGGAACACTGCTCCTTGATCCAACAGATATCTATATTATTGATGGCAGAAGTGACTTCAATATTACCTCTACTTCACCTTTTGAGGCAGCATCAAACTTTTATCCATTCTCTAAACTAAGTATAGGGACACTGTTATCAGCACTCAGTTCCACCAACGTTATTGTCACAACAGCGAGTACTGCAAGCAGCACTGGAAATATCTATGTGCAAACCCCCATTTCGAGCAGCTCCACAAACTCGCTTACTTTACAAGCGGATAATAATATCATCATTGGCTATCCCATCTCTCTTCAAGGCAGCTTAATACTACAAGCGCAAGGTTTAATTCAAAATCAGGAATTTCAAAACAACCCAATCAACATTAGTGCAGCAAATATTATTGCGAACGCTCCGATACAAACTAGTGGAACAAATATCACTCTCCAAGCTAGTGGTAACATTTCCCTTCCCTCCGTTGGCAATGTTCTCAGTACATCAGGTGGAAGTATTAATCTACAGAGTAGTGGGGGTTTGATTTCTCTTGGTGGTTCAGTTAATGCATCTTCAAGTACTATTCAAATTACTGGAAGTACGAATTTATTGAACTCAACTAACTTTTTGGGAGGAAACATTACCTTTGATGGAAATATTACTGGCAATCATCCATTGACTATTACTTCAAATGGTCAAGCAACAGTTACTGGAATAATTAATGCAGCAAACTTAATTATTAATGCTAGCGGGAATATTCAACTCAATAACGTTACCACAAGTTCAGGTATTAATCTAGACTCTGGATTATTTAATATCACTACTGGTAATTTGCAAGTTACTCAGAGTAGTGGCATTATTCGTGTCGTTGCTCCCAAAAATATTACCCTTGGAAGTTTATCAAGCGCTGGAGGAGCGATCGCTGTTTTCTCAGGTGGTCAAAGTATTTCAACAGGCAATATCAACAGTAATGGTGGCTTTGTTTATCTCGATTCCATCACAGGGATTACGACAGGTAATGTCACCACTGGAGGAGGCAACTTCGATGCTGTGGCCTATGGTGGTCAATTGACTACGGGAAGTATTAATACTGCTGGAAGTGGCGGCAGTGTTACCCTATTTGCTCCAAATATCACTACAGGCAATATTTTCACAAATGGTGGTAGCTTTTTGGCGCAAACTGGTAGTTTCCCTGTTCAAACCTATAAAATTACGATTGACTCAATTCTCAACGGTAGTTCAACACTGCGAGGATTACTGACCAATCAAGCATCGCCAACTGGTAATTTGACATTTGGTTATTTAGCTACCAACGGCGGAGATATTAACTTGAGGGCTGGTGATATTGTTTTTAATTCAATCAACGCTGAGACTGGCAAAATTGACATCTATGCTGAGAATTTATTGCGTGCTTTAGGCACCTTTGATCGCAATGGTGTGCCCACTAGCATATTTGGCCGCTCGGTCAATATCTTTATCAACAATGACAGATCATTCTCAGTCGGTAACTCTGCTCTCAATGGAATAGCAGGCGCTATTCAGTCAGAGAATTCCGTGATTGCCCCGCCTAGAACATTATCAGGGCTGGTAGAAGTAGGCAATATTCGTTTTGAAAACAAAGGCCAAAATCCTCAAAACCTTTCTGAGCAGCAGGCCAGTATCCTCCTAGAGCCTCCACCGTTAGTAATAGAGGGTGCATCACAGGTGCCAAGTGAGTCACCTCCCATTCTTTTGACAGGAGAGATTGAGATTGCACTAGCTAATAATAATCTCAGTCGTGCTCTTGCCCTTTTAGACCAGCGAGGTTGTGAAGAGGTTACGAGTTACTTTGGTCGTCCCTGCGATAGAAGTGAATTGTCTATTGAAGAATTGCAAGCCGCACTAAATGAAATCGCTAAGCAAACAGGCAAGAAGCCAGCTGTTATCTATACACTGGCACGACCCGACCAACTCGATTTGATGATGGTGACACCAGAGGGAGAGCCAATTCACGTACCAGTGCGCGGAGTGGGGCGTGAGCAACTCCTAAAAACGGTGGATCAGTTTACGAATAGTGTGCGGGATCCACGCTTGGTCAATACCCGTGCTTATCTACCTGCATCCCAGCAACTCTATCAGTGGTTAATTGCACCGCTGCGATCTCAGTTGGATGCCCAAGGCGTTGAAACACTGGTTTTTGTTCTTGATAGTGGCATGCGGGGAATTCCCGTGGCGGCGCTCCATGATGGCCAAGGCTTCTTGATTGAGCGCTTTAGTATGGCCTTGGTGCCCAGTATGAGCCTCATGGATACCCGTTATCGCAGTGTCCAACAGGCACGGATTCTGGCGATGGGGGCATCGGAGTTCAAAGATCAGTCGCCCTTACCCGCTGTACCGCTGGAACTAGCTCAAATTACCAAGGATTTAGGGGGCGGTACGGAGTTCCTCAATGCTGACTTTACCATTCCCAACTTGCAGCGGCAGCATCGGCAGGGAACTTATCAAATCATCCATCTCGCAACGCATGGTGAGTTTCAGCCCGGGTCTCCTGAAAGCTCCTATATTGCCTTTACTGATGGGCGGTTGAATTTATTGCAGTTGCGCAATTTACGTCTCTATCGTCCGGAAACAGAGCTACTGACGTTGAGTGCCTGTCGTACAGCGGTGGGTGACTTAGATGCCGAGCTGGGATTTGCCGGGCTATCGGTGCAGTCGGGGGTGAAATCGGTTCTGGCTAGCTTGTGGTATGTCAGTGATGAGGGGACATTGGCTTTGATGACAGGCTTTTACAATCAATTGAATACGGCACCGATCAAGGCGGAGGCGCTGCGCCAAGCACAATTGGCCATGTTGCGGGGCGATATTACAGTCAAGGGGAATGAACTGCGCACAATTCGTGGCGGAATTCCTTTACCACCGCAGGTTGCGGTGGGCGATCGCTCCCTGAGTCATCCCTACTTCTGGGCCGCCTTTACGATGATTGGTAGTCCGTGGTAG
- the hemC gene encoding hydroxymethylbilane synthase: MIATSSRPVRIGSRKSQLALVQTEWVQAQLQTHHRDRAFEVVTMTTQGDNILDVALAKIGDKGLFTKELELSMLRGETDLAVHSLKDLPTKLPDGLVLAAITEREDPADALVLGAKWTGHTIDTLPEGTVIGTSSLRRLAQLRHHYPHLTFKDVRGNLNTRLAKLDAGEYDALILAVAGLRRLGFGDRISQVLPATVSLYAVGQGALGIECRADDTDILALVKTLEHPETAARCLAERAFLRQLEGGCQVPIGVHTVIENGQLTLTGLVASLNGQRLVKDSLTGDAASAEELGTRLALKLREQGASEILEEIFATVRPER; this comes from the coding sequence ATGATTGCCACCTCGTCCCGTCCGGTTCGCATTGGTTCCCGCAAAAGTCAACTGGCTCTCGTGCAAACGGAATGGGTACAGGCGCAACTACAAACCCACCATCGCGATCGCGCCTTCGAGGTGGTGACCATGACCACCCAAGGGGACAATATCCTTGATGTCGCCCTTGCAAAAATTGGCGATAAAGGCCTCTTTACCAAAGAGCTAGAACTCTCCATGCTGCGGGGCGAAACCGATTTGGCCGTCCACTCCCTCAAGGACTTACCCACCAAGTTGCCCGATGGTTTAGTTTTAGCGGCGATTACCGAGCGGGAAGACCCAGCGGATGCCCTCGTTTTAGGCGCGAAATGGACAGGACACACCATTGATACCCTACCTGAAGGCACAGTGATTGGTACTTCGTCACTGCGACGCTTGGCACAACTACGCCACCACTACCCCCATCTCACCTTCAAGGATGTGCGGGGGAACCTGAATACTCGCTTGGCCAAGTTGGATGCTGGGGAATACGATGCCTTGATTTTGGCGGTGGCGGGTCTGCGGCGTTTGGGCTTTGGCGATCGCATTAGCCAAGTCTTACCGGCAACCGTATCTCTCTATGCCGTCGGTCAGGGCGCCTTGGGTATTGAATGCCGCGCCGACGATACCGACATCTTGGCCTTAGTGAAAACCCTCGAACATCCAGAGACCGCAGCCCGTTGCTTAGCAGAGCGAGCCTTCCTGCGGCAATTGGAAGGGGGCTGTCAAGTACCCATTGGCGTACATACCGTGATTGAAAACGGTCAACTCACGCTCACCGGCTTAGTGGCAAGTCTCAATGGCCAACGCCTTGTCAAAGACAGTCTCACCGGCGATGCTGCCAGCGCCGAAGAACTAGGAACGCGCCTTGCCTTGAAACTCCGTGAACAGGGTGCCTCAGAGATTTTGGAAGAGATTTTTGCCACTGTGCGCCCGGAACGCTAG
- a CDS encoding TIGR03279 family radical SAM protein, with protein MSDRPLRPAVVAAVEPGSIAAELGFEPGDALVAINGDRPRDLIDYRFLCAEEYLTLEVLGKDGQTYVLEIEKDIDEDLGLAFTTALFDGLMQCNNRCPFCFIDQQPPGKRASLYAKDDDYRLSFLYGSYITLTNLLPSEWQRIARLRLSPLYVSVHATVPSVRQRLLKNPRAGEILQQIRWFQEQRLQLHAQVVVCPGINDGECLEQTLRDLAQFYDPEEPTVLSVAVVPVGLTRFRPPEDELIPVTPDHAQAVIQQVQALQQQFEQQWQTPFAWLADEWFLIAGSPLPPAAHYQDYPQLSNGVGTIRLFLEEFDRHAQQLPQRLPQPRHLSWVVGNTVEQAFAPLVARLNQIENLRLDLYALASDYWGQQMSVTGLLTGHDLIYHLKGKPLGDRLLLPSLMLKHDEPVFLDDVSLATVEEALGVPIQVVSGGAAGIIAACIHP; from the coding sequence ATGAGCGATCGCCCCCTTCGCCCGGCCGTTGTGGCTGCTGTGGAACCCGGTTCTATTGCCGCTGAGTTGGGATTTGAACCCGGTGATGCGTTGGTGGCCATTAATGGCGATCGCCCCCGCGACTTGATTGACTATCGGTTTCTCTGTGCCGAGGAATACCTCACCCTCGAAGTGCTAGGCAAAGACGGCCAAACCTACGTCCTCGAAATTGAAAAAGACATTGATGAAGATTTAGGACTAGCGTTTACCACGGCTCTTTTTGATGGCTTGATGCAGTGCAACAACCGCTGTCCCTTTTGTTTTATTGATCAACAGCCCCCCGGCAAACGGGCGAGCCTCTACGCCAAGGATGATGACTACCGCCTCAGCTTTCTTTATGGCAGTTACATTACCCTCACGAACCTACTTCCCTCAGAGTGGCAGCGCATTGCCCGTTTGCGGCTTTCCCCGCTTTATGTCTCTGTCCATGCCACAGTCCCCAGTGTCCGCCAACGCCTACTGAAAAATCCACGGGCAGGGGAAATTCTGCAACAAATTCGCTGGTTTCAAGAGCAACGGCTGCAACTTCATGCCCAAGTGGTTGTCTGTCCGGGCATTAATGACGGCGAGTGCCTAGAACAAACCCTGCGGGATTTAGCGCAGTTCTATGATCCGGAGGAGCCAACGGTGCTCTCTGTGGCAGTGGTGCCCGTGGGGCTGACCCGCTTTCGCCCTCCGGAGGATGAACTGATTCCTGTCACCCCTGACCATGCCCAAGCAGTCATTCAGCAGGTACAAGCCCTACAACAGCAGTTTGAACAGCAGTGGCAAACCCCCTTTGCGTGGCTGGCGGATGAATGGTTCTTGATTGCCGGATCGCCCTTACCCCCCGCCGCCCACTATCAGGACTATCCGCAACTAAGTAATGGGGTGGGAACCATTCGCCTGTTTTTAGAAGAGTTTGACCGTCACGCTCAACAGCTTCCCCAACGCCTACCGCAGCCGCGCCATCTCAGTTGGGTGGTGGGCAATACGGTGGAACAGGCCTTTGCACCCTTGGTGGCTCGCCTTAATCAGATTGAGAACCTACGCCTTGATCTCTATGCCCTTGCCAGCGACTATTGGGGACAGCAAATGTCCGTTACCGGGCTATTAACAGGTCATGATTTGATTTATCACCTGAAGGGCAAGCCCTTGGGCGATCGCCTGCTCTTGCCTAGTCTCATGCTCAAGCACGATGAACCCGTCTTTCTCGATGATGTGTCTTTAGCCACTGTCGAGGAGGCGCTAGGGGTACCCATTCAAGTGGTCTCTGGTGGTGCGGCAGGAATTATTGCCGCCTGTATCCACCCCTAA
- the psb35 gene encoding photosystem II assembly protein Psb35 produces MGSLGISFTVGAGNFVPFYGVLLLGLVAAVSIGLIAWYNSKRPPGWENADRPSFIPKLNLEASESTPTSDETTDS; encoded by the coding sequence ATGGGGTCATTGGGGATTAGCTTTACCGTTGGTGCAGGTAACTTTGTCCCCTTCTATGGGGTGCTGCTGCTGGGGCTTGTGGCTGCCGTGAGCATTGGCCTCATTGCATGGTACAACTCGAAGCGTCCCCCCGGTTGGGAAAATGCCGATCGCCCCAGTTTTATTCCCAAGTTGAATCTCGAAGCGTCTGAGTCCACCCCCACCTCTGATGAGACAACAGATTCGTGA